In the Thermomicrobiales bacterium genome, CAGGGCCGCTTTACGGTCGGCGCGGGCGGTGTTGGCCTCATCCAGGCCAGCCTCGACGCCAGCCTGAAGTACTGCCACGAGCGCGAAGCATTCGGGCAGGAGATCGGCCAGTTCCAGCTGATCCAGCAGAAGATCGCCTACATGGTCGCCGGGCTGGAAGCGTCACGACTGCTCGTCATGCAGGCGGCCGAGCTGAAGAACCGCGGCATTCGCAACACGCGCGAGACGTCGCTAGCCAAGTGGTACGCCTGCGATGAGGCGCTGAAGGCCGCCGAGGAGGCGATCCAGATCCACGGCGCCTACGGGTATTCCAACGAGTACCCCGTTGAGCGCTACTACCGCAACGCCCGCGGCGCGGTGATCTACGAGGGCACGCGCGAGATCCACCAGCTGATGCAGGCCTCCTACGCGCTCGGATACCGGGTGGACAAGCCGCTGCGCTGCCCGCAGCCGCCGGCCCAGGCGTTCGAGGAATCGCAGGAGCTCGTCAAGGCGTAACGGACCGGCCGGCCGGATCGAACGACACGACAGACACGGACGGCCAGCCAACCCGGCTGGCTGTCCCCGCGTTCAGGCCCGGCACACCCGGGCGGAAGGGATCGGCTTTCGATGGGACGCAGCGTCATTCTGGGCGGCGCGCGGACGCCGTTTGGCCGCCTCGGCGGCGCGCTTTCGGGTATGACCGCCGTTGAGCTGGGCGCGCTGGCCGGCTCGGCCGCGATCGAACGCGCCGGGGTGACCGGGGCGGATATCGAGCACATCATCATGGGCGAGGTGCTGCAGGCCGGCGTCGGGATGAACCCGGCCCGCCAGGTCGGCTTCAAGATCGGCCTCGATCGCCAGGTGACCGCCGACACGATCAACAAGGTTTGCGGAAGCGGCATGCGCGCCGTGGCGCTGGCCGATCTGCTGATCCGCGCGGGGGAGAACAAGATCGTCCTGGCCGGCGGGATGGAGAGCATGTCGAACGCGCCCTACGCCCTGCGGCAGGCGCGCACAGGCTACCGGATGGGCGACGGCGCGCTGGAGGACCTGCTGATCCACGACGGGCTGACCTGCGCGGTGGCCGGGGTCCACATGGGCGTCCACGGCTCGAACGTTGCAGCCGAGAACGAGTGCAGCCGCGAGCAGCAGGATGCGTTCGCGCTCCGCAGCCATCAGCGCGCTGTCGCCGCGATCGAGTCCGGCAAGATGGCCGAGGAGATCGTCGCAGTCGAGCTGAAGGACCGCAAGGGCAACGTCACCCGCGTCGAGCGCGATGAAGCGCCGCGCGCGGACACGTCGGCTGAGGCGCTGGCGAAGCTGCGGCCGGCCTTCGACCCGAAGGGGTCGGTAACGGCGGGCAATGCGCCGGGCGTCAACGACGGGGCGGCAGCGCTGGTGGTGACCAGCGAGGAGGAGGCCGCGGCTCGTGGGCTGAAGCCACTGGCGACGATCGTCGCGACCGGCGTCTCCGCCTGGGACGTGCCGTACCTCGCCTACGTCCCCGAGATGGCGGCGAGGGACGCGCTGGCCAAGGTCGGCATGACGATCGAGGAGATGGACGTCGTTGAGATCAACGAGGCGTTCGCGAGCGTTACGCTGATCGCCTCAGCGCGGTTGGGCATCGACGCGAACTCCGACCAGGTCAACCCGAACGGGGGCGCGATCGCCCTCGGCCATCCGGTCGGCGCATCCGGCGCGCGACTGATTCTGACGATGGCCAACGAGCTGAAGCGGCGCGGCGGCGGCTATGGGCTGGCGGCGATCTGCTCCGGGCTGGCCCAGGGCGACGCGATGATTATCCACGTCGAGGGATGAGGGGCGGGGGTTTACCTCGGCCTGCAACCCACATCGCTCTCGTCCGACACACGATACCCCCTCTCCCGGCGGGAGAGGGGGACAGGGGGTGAGGTCCCGCATGCTCAACCCATTACGGGCATATCGCGACCAGACGCCGAGGGTTGCGGAGGATGTGTTCGTCGCGGATAACGCGGTGATCACCGGGGACGTCGAGATCGGCGCGGGGTCGAGTATCTGGTACGGCGTTGTGATCCGTGGGGATAGCGCGCCGATCAGAATCGGGGTGCGCTCGAATGTGCAGGACGGGTCGATCGTCCATGCCGACGAGGGGTCGCCGGTCAGCATCGGGGACGATGTCACGATCGGGCACCGGGCGATCGTGCACGGCACAACGATCGGTGACGGATCGCTGGTGGGCATGGGCGCGATCCTGCTGAACGGGTCGGTCGTCGAGCCGGGCGCGGTCGTCGGGGCAGGGGCGCTGGTCCCAGAGGGCGCCACGATCGAGGCAGGCACGGTTGTGATGGGCGTGCCGGCCCGGCCACGGCGCACACTCTCGGAGGCAGACCGCGAGAGGATCGTCGAAGGCTCACAACATTATGTCGCTCTGGCAAGGGAATACAAGGCCGCGCAGGACGACACGGGGAGCAGCTAGCCGGCGGGGCCGGGAACACCTGGAGGAGACATGGCAGTCCGAATCGAACGCGACGGCGCTGTCGCGGTGGTCACCATGAGCCGGCCGGAGGCGCTCAACGCCTTCAACACGGAGCAGCTTCTGGCGCTGCGCGACGCGGTCGCCGAGGTTGCGGCGGACCAGTCGATCCGCTGCGCGATCCTGACTGGCGAGGGGCGAGCGTTCGCTGCCGGCGCGGATATCAAGGAGATGGCGGAGAAGACGCCACAGCAGGGGCTGGCGTTCGGCGCGCTCGGCCACGGGATCGGCAGGGCGATCAACGCCGCGCCACAGCCGTGGATTGCCGCGATCAACGGGCACGCGCTCGGCGGCGGCTGCGAGATCGCGCTGGCCTGCGACATCCGGCTGGCAAGCGAGACGGCGACGCTGGGTCAGCCCGAGGTCGGCCTGGGCATCCTGCCCGGCTGGGGCGCCACTCAGAGGTTGACGCGTCTTGCCGGGCCGGGGATCGCCAGCGAGCTGATCTTCACCGGACGCCG is a window encoding:
- a CDS encoding enoyl-CoA hydratase-related protein, whose product is MAVRIERDGAVAVVTMSRPEALNAFNTEQLLALRDAVAEVAADQSIRCAILTGEGRAFAAGADIKEMAEKTPQQGLAFGALGHGIGRAINAAPQPWIAAINGHALGGGCEIALACDIRLASETATLGQPEVGLGILPGWGATQRLTRLAGPGIASELIFTGRRLKAPEALMLGLVNAVYAPGALMDKAREMAATIVANSPTAVAASKRMIALAFDGALDNGLTREAETFALLFGAADQREGMAAFIEKRPAEFTGERD
- a CDS encoding gamma carbonic anhydrase family protein, with translation MLNPLRAYRDQTPRVAEDVFVADNAVITGDVEIGAGSSIWYGVVIRGDSAPIRIGVRSNVQDGSIVHADEGSPVSIGDDVTIGHRAIVHGTTIGDGSLVGMGAILLNGSVVEPGAVVGAGALVPEGATIEAGTVVMGVPARPRRTLSEADRERIVEGSQHYVALAREYKAAQDDTGSS
- a CDS encoding acetyl-CoA C-acetyltransferase, translated to MGRSVILGGARTPFGRLGGALSGMTAVELGALAGSAAIERAGVTGADIEHIIMGEVLQAGVGMNPARQVGFKIGLDRQVTADTINKVCGSGMRAVALADLLIRAGENKIVLAGGMESMSNAPYALRQARTGYRMGDGALEDLLIHDGLTCAVAGVHMGVHGSNVAAENECSREQQDAFALRSHQRAVAAIESGKMAEEIVAVELKDRKGNVTRVERDEAPRADTSAEALAKLRPAFDPKGSVTAGNAPGVNDGAAALVVTSEEEAAARGLKPLATIVATGVSAWDVPYLAYVPEMAARDALAKVGMTIEEMDVVEINEAFASVTLIASARLGIDANSDQVNPNGGAIALGHPVGASGARLILTMANELKRRGGGYGLAAICSGLAQGDAMIIHVEG